The nucleotide sequence GCGGCATGGCCACCATCGCCGGCGGCGTCATGGTGATCTACATCAGCCTGCTCGGGGGGGACGACCCGGCGGCGCAAGTGCAGTTCGCCACCCACCTCATCACCAAATCCGTCATGTCGGCACCGGCGGCTCTGGTCATCGCCAAGATGCTGCTGCCGCAGACCGAGGAAGTGAACCGCGACCTCCAGATCCCTCGCGAGAAGTTCGGCGCCAATATCCTCGACGCCATCTGCGTCGGCACCGGTGACGGCATCAAACTCGCCATCAACGTCGGCGCCATGCTCATCGTGTTCACCGCATTGGTGGCCATGATCAACTTTGGACTCGGCGGACTCCTCGGTGACTACACCGGACTCAACGACGTCATCGCCTCGGCCACCGGCGATCAATACACGGAGCTGTCCATGCAGTTCGTTTTCGGGCTTATCGGCGCGCCCATCGCCTGGCTCATGGGCATTGAAAGCGGGCAACTCATGATGGCGGGCCAACTCCTCGGCGAGAAGACGGTGCTCAACGAATTCGTCGCCTACTTCTCGATGAACAACCTCTACGCCGCCGGTGAACTTACCGATCCGCGCACGCGTATCATCCTGGCCTACGCCTTGGCAGGATTTTCCAACCTCGTTTCCATCGGCATCCAGATTGGCGGCATTGGCGCCCTCGCCCCCGAACGTCGCGCCGATCTCGCCCAACTCGGCTGGCGTGCGCTGCTCGGTGGATCCCTCGCCTGCTTCATCCCCGCTTCCATCGCCGGCATGCTGATCTGAGTAAGCAAGCAGTCCGCCGGTCGGCCCCGCCGCCAACGTCGGAGTTTATCGCCACCCACGTTGTTCGAACGACCTACTTCAAACTTCATTCTTCTTACTTTTCCTCGCCGATGTCTTCCCGCCGTTCCTCACGGAAACCTTTCCGCTCGCGCCTCCCGTTCGCGCCGGACCCCGATCCCATGTTTCGGTGGCGAGGCGCCGGGGTGTCACGATTGGAGGGCTTCGCGGATGCCGTTTTTGCCTTCACGCTGACCCTGCTCGTCGTCGCGTTGGAGGTGCCACGCAATTACGATGACCTCATGAAGGTCTTCCAGGACTTTCCGGCCTTCGTCGCAACCTTTGCCATGGTGATGTGGTTTTGGACCACGCACTACATTTTCTTCCGCCGCTACGGATTGGAGGACATTTGGACGCGATTCTACAACGCCGCCATTTTGCTCTGCGTGGTCTTCCTCGCGTATCCGTTGAAGTTTATCTTCACGAGTGCATTCGCGGCGATGTTCGGCATCGGTGCCGAATCCAATGGCATCCAAACCATGGCCGAGCTCAGCCAGCTCTACATCGTTTACGGTGCCGGACTCGCCACCGTCTGCTTTGCGTATCTGTTGCTCTACCTGCACGCCTATCGGCTGCGTAAAGCGCTTCATCTGAACGAGACCGAGATTATCATCACTCAAGGCTCGATCAGCCGTATCCTGATCAACATCGCCGTCTGCTTGGTTTCGATTGTCCTCGCTCAACAGGAACGCCACGTCGTGCTCCCCGGCATCATCTATTGCTCGCTTGGTCCTCTGGTCGGAATCAATGGCTGGTGGCATGGCACTCGCGCCGTGAAAGCCTTCGACGCCGGAAGATCCCGCCACGGCAAACCGTCAACCGCCGCCTAAAACCACGCGCCCGGAGCAACTCGTTCCGGGTTTGGCTAACCCAGTGCCTGACGTCGCAAACCTCGCAACGTCGTCAAATCCCCCCAATCGGCGATGTGTGGTAAGTGTCGCGGTCGCGTGCGCTCGCGCCGCCCGGTGTTTATCTGATACCGCACCAAATGTTCCTGCACGAACGCCTGCGATCCCAATACTGCGCCGTCGCTGAAGTGACGTATCCGGCATCTGAGCACGCTCGCCATCGGCAATTGGCCTTTGTTTTTCACCACCCGTTGAAACTCTGCCGCCGATAAACATCCGCGGTTCGATGCGGGATGGGATCCCTTGCCGAACAATAGTTCCCGATAGGCGGCCAAGGCCCTGCCGCGAGTGCCGCCCATGATCGCAATCACCCCCGGCACCGCCCGCTTTGCTCCGGCCACGGCCTCAGCATAACCGCAAAACCGGTAGTCCTTGGGGTCATCCACCAAGCCTGCGCGCACTGGATTCAAATCGATGTAAGCGGCCATGGTTTTAAGGGCTCTCCCCTTTCCCTCTACCAGCACGCTTTTGAAGCGTTCGGACCACAGGGTGCCGAAGCGATTATGGCTGCGATTAAACCAGACGGAAAATCGTTGTTTGAGCAGTTTCATGAACTGCGAAACGTCACCCATCAGGGCCAATTGACGCGCTCTCCACTTAACCGCCTCGGGGCCGTTCTTCCGCAATTGACCGGTAATAACGTCAAGTTGTGCGGTTTGATAACGCGTAGGCTTCGGATACAACACCGCGTAGCGTCTGAGCAAAACGGCATCAGAGACCTGGTTCCGATGAGGAACGCGCAGCAGCACATGGAAGTGATTGGACATCAGCGCATACGTCAGAACCTCCACGCCGCAATATTCCGCCACCTGCCAAAGCTGCTTCCGCAGCACCTCCTTGGCCACGTCATCCAACAACCGTTCTCCATTCACGGTCCGCGACATCACATGATAAACCGCCGCCCGCTTCCCCGCATCCACCTTTATTCTCGCCTGTCGCACGACCCCAAACCCACCCAAAACCCACTCCCCGTCAATCATTTTTAACCTGTCCCTTTATTTAAGCATTAAAAGATAAACGTGTTTGCTTAGTTGCCGATGCGTAGTGAGCCGGGGGGGCGGCCTAGTTTGCGGCGGCAAACTATGCTGAGGTGGCGGGCGTCCTGGAATCCACAGGCGTAGGCGACTTCGGCGATCGTCATTTTGGGGTTCTCCTGCAGTAGCACTTCCGCTCGTTCGAGTTGTTGCCTTTGCACTTCGGCATACACCGAGGTCTGCAATGCCGCCCGGAAACGCATTTCAAGTGATCGCCGGGAAACCCCCACCGACCGGGCGACTTCCTCCACATATATGGTGTTCGCGAGTCGGTCTCCAATGTAGTCGAGCGCCGCCGCCACGACTTCGTCATTCACCGCCAACTTGTCCGTGGAGCCCCGTGCGACAATTTTAAGCGGAGGCACCCGAACCGTCTCAACGGGGAGGTCCGGATTCTCTATTTCGGCCAATAACCGCCGGGCGGCTTCGTAACCGATGCGTCGACGGTTGAGTTCGATACTGGACAGCGCCACCGATGAAAAGCCCAGTTGGATGTCGTCATTGTCCACGCCCAATACCGCGACATCCGCCGGGATGTTCGCCCCAATGTCCGCGCATGCTTCCGCCACCGCACGAGCCACGGCGTCGTTGAAACAAAACACCCCCACCGGACGTTGCTGTGGTTTCAACCATGTCGCGATCCGAGCCACCGCCCGAGCCGATGGGGCGTCACCTTCCGGCATTTCCGGCAATACCAACATTTCGGTCGTCGCCCCCGCCGCTTTGCCCGCACGCCGATAGCCCCTGCCGCGCAATCGAGACGACCGGTGCCGATCCACACCACAAAAACCAAGTCGCTCAAATCCGCGTCGCACGAAAAAACGGGCCGCCAACTCCCCCACGCGTTCGTCATCGTTGATGATATTGGTCAACCCCTTCCCTTCCGTGCGCCCGGATACATTGACCACCGGAACGCCCAACTTCAGCAACGCCACCTCGTCTTCCCGCGACGCCAAACGGGTGATGAGTCCGTCGAGCTGCAGGCGGCGCAGCTTCACGGGCTCAAACTTCGCCGGCCGTGCGATCTTGATCACCTGCACTTGCGGCGACCGCCGAAAGCCTTCCGCCAGCCCTTGCAACACCCCGTGCCAGTGCTCCGTTTCAATCGAGAGCATAATCCCCACACGGTATCGACGGACTTCGGTCATCCCTCGCAGCAAACCGTCGTTGCGCATTTTGTAAAATCTTATGCGTTTTATTGCCTGCGGTATATGCCTTCTCACTGATAGGCTTGTCCTTCCCCCTTACCATGAGCTCTCCCTATCTCGAATCCCTCTTCTCTTTGGAAAACCGCATCGCGGTCGTCATCGGTGGC is from Synoicihabitans lomoniglobus and encodes:
- a CDS encoding NupC/NupG family nucleoside CNT transporter: MDTLVPIFRGVIGILGFTAIAYAFSSNRRAIDWKLVGTGTILQIFVALVVLKVGPVRTLFEIIGQGFVKVIDFTNAGTGLLFGWFLNIAPGNVDGLPFTNGGPVFVVTILPSIIFFAALTAMLYYLGVLQRVVYVFAWFMSKTMKLGGAESMSASANVFVGQTEAPLLIKPYLDKMTRSELLAIMVGGMATIAGGVMVIYISLLGGDDPAAQVQFATHLITKSVMSAPAALVIAKMLLPQTEEVNRDLQIPREKFGANILDAICVGTGDGIKLAINVGAMLIVFTALVAMINFGLGGLLGDYTGLNDVIASATGDQYTELSMQFVFGLIGAPIAWLMGIESGQLMMAGQLLGEKTVLNEFVAYFSMNNLYAAGELTDPRTRIILAYALAGFSNLVSIGIQIGGIGALAPERRADLAQLGWRALLGGSLACFIPASIAGMLI
- a CDS encoding transposase yields the protein MIDGEWVLGGFGVVRQARIKVDAGKRAAVYHVMSRTVNGERLLDDVAKEVLRKQLWQVAEYCGVEVLTYALMSNHFHVLLRVPHRNQVSDAVLLRRYAVLYPKPTRYQTAQLDVITGQLRKNGPEAVKWRARQLALMGDVSQFMKLLKQRFSVWFNRSHNRFGTLWSERFKSVLVEGKGRALKTMAAYIDLNPVRAGLVDDPKDYRFCGYAEAVAGAKRAVPGVIAIMGGTRGRALAAYRELLFGKGSHPASNRGCLSAAEFQRVVKNKGQLPMASVLRCRIRHFSDGAVLGSQAFVQEHLVRYQINTGRRERTRPRHLPHIADWGDLTTLRGLRRQALG
- a CDS encoding substrate-binding domain-containing protein, whose protein sequence is MLSIETEHWHGVLQGLAEGFRRSPQVQVIKIARPAKFEPVKLRRLQLDGLITRLASREDEVALLKLGVPVVNVSGRTEGKGLTNIINDDERVGELAARFFVRRGFERLGFCGVDRHRSSRLRGRGYRRAGKAAGATTEMLVLPEMPEGDAPSARAVARIATWLKPQQRPVGVFCFNDAVARAVAEACADIGANIPADVAVLGVDNDDIQLGFSSVALSSIELNRRRIGYEAARRLLAEIENPDLPVETVRVPPLKIVARGSTDKLAVNDEVVAAALDYIGDRLANTIYVEEVARSVGVSRRSLEMRFRAALQTSVYAEVQRQQLERAEVLLQENPKMTIAEVAYACGFQDARHLSIVCRRKLGRPPGSLRIGN
- a CDS encoding TMEM175 family protein → MFRWRGAGVSRLEGFADAVFAFTLTLLVVALEVPRNYDDLMKVFQDFPAFVATFAMVMWFWTTHYIFFRRYGLEDIWTRFYNAAILLCVVFLAYPLKFIFTSAFAAMFGIGAESNGIQTMAELSQLYIVYGAGLATVCFAYLLLYLHAYRLRKALHLNETEIIITQGSISRILINIAVCLVSIVLAQQERHVVLPGIIYCSLGPLVGINGWWHGTRAVKAFDAGRSRHGKPSTAA